The following DNA comes from Solanum stenotomum isolate F172 chromosome 11, ASM1918654v1, whole genome shotgun sequence.
GTAACCTGATCAACAACTTCCATCATCTATTTTTACCTGGTACCTATTACTGGTGGGAGGTGGAGGGTATttgtggaattagtcgaggtgcacaaAAGCTGGCCCGGACACCACAGTCATAAAAAAAACATCCATCTTCTTTGAATTCTTTGACGGATTCACAATTCTTTTTGCTGCAATTGAAAATTGTGGTCATCCCCAAAAAGACAACAACACTTGCAAACCCAAGGTAAAAAAACCTCGCAGAAAGAAACAAATACCTTTGCTAAGTTGATTAGGAGAtactaatttctttctttgttggGAATTTTCCTTTTGTCTCGTATTTGGAGCTTCTTCTATGTGAATTAACGGTGCACCTCTTGTCAATTTACACTAATGTCCTTCTTTACACCACTATTTATGGTGTCATTTTTAGAAGTTGTGCAAATATAGCCCTTAAAAGTTACCTTCCAAATAACATTAGATTTTGTCTCATGTTTGTTCATAAGTTTCCCAATTTTACTGTTAAAATATAAGATTGTCATTGAACATTTGAATAACTTACAACAAATTTGCTCAAAAGGAATCTTACTATGATATGACAAAGAATCTAAATtgcaagaaataataaaaaaggtaaTTTATCAAACAGTTGTCCCTGCAGAATTTCTCCTTTGTGTCATGATAATTTATTATTCGCATTGTAATGCTCTTCTTTTTTACAATAAAAAGAAGTTTTCTAATTTATAATACTCTaaagggtcgtttggttgggaacaagttatcatAGGATTAATTATTCCACCATATATATGGATTATTACCTCCCAGGATGGTGGAATAAATAATCCCAGGATTGCCTAATACCTCCAACCAAACTCCGAATAAAATAGTCCTACATTTTATCCCTAagattattataccttatactTCACGCAAAACGACGCCTAACTATCTAATATTTGTGTTAATTAGACCCTTTAGTTAATAATTGTGTTGCATAAATTGTGATAATGAATGAACAAAACTAAAGCTTTTTTTCAATAGAAAAAGAAACCCTAGAAAACAAGATTGTGCATCCGATCATCAAGCGGCGCAGGTATACTCTATCATTTTATCCCACCTGAtgtttcaattgattttttttcaagcaATTGCAGCTCGATGATAGTACCTGATTAGCAAGAAATCCCTACTCTCTTTCAATAAGCCCTTTCTTttgcatataaaaaaaatcgagTCTCTTCAACCAATACTTAGTAATTGAGAAAGCAGTAATCGCTCCAAAGAAAGATGACACGAAAAATTAAGAATGATCGAAAATTAGCAGATAGTAGTTCTGCTCCAGAGATACAAAAACAGAAGAAGTCCATTGCAACTCCAAAGTTAGGGGTTGATCTTTTCAATCAAATTCGTATTAGCAGTGGAATTGATGCAATCCAAAAGTTTAATCAGATCTTCAAAGGTATCTGTTTGTTTTGTGCAGTTGTTGTTGTGTCTGTGTATGTTTATGCACCTTGACTGTTTCACCAGCTACATCCTAAGTCTTTTctctgtgtgtgtgtgtgtttctTTATAATCagacttaattttttaattaaattagggAAGAGCATTGTGGAGCCATCAAATGATAACACAGACCAGATGGATGTTGATGTAAGTTCTGATTTATGAGTTGTGTTACTTACAATTGAGTATTTTAAATTGTTGTTGGTTGGGACTTAGATGCTTGGCATGTTTACTTGGTGCCACTGCCAAGAACCGAGTAAAATCAGTATTCTCCACTTGAAATATTCAATTCTATATTTGTTACTAAATAGTAGatagaagaaataaaacaaattcAGGTTTATCTTTTCTGAACTCTTGGTTGAAATGTCTAATATATgaatactataaaaaaaaaattgtctgaTCGCTTTTTCTTGTCCTATCTAGGCCCTGTCAATTCACTTCCCAGAGATAATACTTATGGACATCCTTAGCCGATTACCTGTGCAGTCTCTACTTCGATTCAAATGTGTATCGAAATATTGGGAAACGTTGATCTCCGAGCCTTACTTTAAGAAGAAGCATCTCAATCGTGCCAAGAATGACCAAGATTCCCAGAAACTTCTTAATATCCAAATGTGCAGTAAGAATCGTATATTTTCCATGTATTGTTGTCCTTTGTTGCCAGTTCAGCTGCTTGAGGATGTACAAAAACTCAATTTCCCTTCAAACCCTACACCATGGCACTGCAGAATCCATTGTTGTTATGATGGCCTGGCTGTTATGGAGGTTCGTgataattttaaagataaacactccacacttttgctttGGAACCCCTCCACAAGAGAATCAATAGTACTTCCTTCTCCGGAATTTCCACGGGGGAGCCTTACTTGTTTTGGTTTGGGTTATGACTCAACCAGTGGTGGGTATAAGATCTTTCAGCATTATCAGGGTTGCTCTTTTCCTGGTGAAATTCTCACGCTGAAAGGTGGCTCCTGGAGAAGAATTGATGAGCATCCTCGTGGCATTGACAACCGGTTCGTTTGCAGGCAGTTTTTGGCATTTGTACATGCGGCATTTCATTGGATCGCTTACTCACAAAATCATGCTGTGGTGGTGTCGTTTAGCATTTCAAATGAAGTGTACGGAGAGATACCCTTTCCGGAGAAAATGTCAGCCTTGACGGCGCTTATTGGCGCTACAGTGTTGGAAGGAATGCTTTGTGTTCATTCTAATTCTATTTATCCGGGTAAGCGTACTATTAAGTTATGGGTATTGAAAGAGTATGGTATCAAGGAATCTTGGATTCCATTCTTATCTGTAGAAGATCCTACGGGTGCTATTTCTATACCGAAATATAGGTTTGCAGATGGTGAAATGCTATTCTGGTGCAATGAAGGGGTTATGTTTAGGACCTGCTGTGGACCATGGCCTCGATGTGATACCATATTTGATGGGCATGCTTTTAGAGAACGCTTGATTTCTCCAACACGTTGTGGACCATTTGGAGCATGTGATTCCATATGTGATGGACATGCTGTTACAGAAAGCTTGATTTCTCCAAGATCACTTACTTATTAGTTTCTTATGTATGATTGAGacactctttttcttcttttcttgttatGTTACAACTCTCATATTCTTCTTAGTTTATTACCAGTTTTTGGAGTACAATGTCATCTTTAGCTGGCAGGTCTGGGGGACAAGAAATTAATATCTTGGAGAAAGAAGTGTTCGTCTATCCATCATGTGGAGTACTTGGCTTGAATGAAACCAGAGATGTTTCAATGGAGAAAAGCAACATATATGTCTTTTGTTAAATCTAGGTGTTTACAGAAAGAATCTATATGCATTGTGTATGGAACAGAGATTTCTCAGCTTGTCGAATGTGAGAATTGGAAAAAAACTGCATTGCTTCTTATATCAtcacatttgtttttgttttccgTTATCGTTGGTTGAGAATGTACAAATCTTGATTGCCTGTCAAGCTCTAAAAGTGCAGTATTTACTTATGAATGATAAGAGCATTCAATTTCATTGCTAAGTAAGAAGTAGTTTAACCCcatcttttcttttactttttagaTCTTGTCTAGTCTTATATGGATAGTACAATGACCAGACTACTTGATATCAACCAAAACTGTCAACTTCACGAAAAAATGCCTTTATATCAGAATCGTAAACCATTTTGAGGTGTCAAAATATCACACCATCCAATGACAGATCATGATCTACTTATGTAGATGTCAGTGACCACATAAACTCAGGTGTTGTGTATTCAAACTAAGCAAGGACATTCAAGCGATAACAGGTTATGTAGTTCAAAAAGGAACTGCAAGTTTCATCATCAGCCGAAATGTCCTGATGGTGTTTTATTGCTACTCTTCAGGATCTCGAAAGCTTTACCCTCTGAATGTCAAAAAGAGAGCTAGGTGAGTGCCACTATAAAAGCTTCCATCCGCCAGTTACATATTCTATCATCTCAGCTTGACCAAGAATAGCCATGATTTAGGGGCAAGTTCAACGTTCGTTCTGCCCTTTCTTCCATCATCTTCATAATCAGTTTATACCACCACCTTCCGTTCCACACATCTCCCATCTGTTTATGGACCTTCTTGTAGAGACCCAAAGGAGGATGTGATTGCAGTATTCCCATCTTCCAAGTCATTCTTTATTccaaaattcattttgaaatcaGAAATCCTAGAGGTGATCAGGAAAACATTTAGTTAACTCATGCATTTTGTAGTTGaatattgtttgttttttttgagaatggtaaaGTTGTAGTTGAATATTGTTTGTTCTAACAGAAGAACACCATCAACATCTGAAAACAAAGTTGGAGTTTACCAGTAAAGCATCCCATGAGCCCTGCATATCTGGACTTTGAGTCATTCTTGGACAAGGGCACGGCAGTAGACATTTAGGTTTGTAACCAAAGTCATCAGTAAAGCCTCCCTGAgaagaaaagaataataataagcaGGATCATGATGAGATCTCAAAGGTATACGATTTTATTTTTGGTCGTTTTAAAGGTATACAATTTATTACATCTCAAATAAGTACAAATACTTTGACATATATGCATGAAGGTACTGATCCATCATAGCTGTTAAGTCTTTACCATGATGTTTAGCTTTTTCAAAGCACCTTCTGATGCAAGGACAGTAGCCATAGATTCATCAAAAATGTTCCATTGAAGCTGCTGCTGCATCTCGTGCAATTTATATTCTTCATTGTTAGAGCCCAAAGTATCAGAGAAGCACAGACAGCTGGATAAATCAAACGAAGATAGGAGTAAGATATCTAGTTATGCTCATAGAATTTGAATTCTAAGATAGGGAGTACCTATTTAAAGGTTGGCACAGAATTTCCAAGATTATGTGGGGTGAATTAACTTAGAGAAATAGTCAACAAGCATTAATATTTTACAGGATTGGTGTGATTAAGAAAGAAGGCAAGACTATAAGACGGACTTTTTAACCTGTTCTTCGATGTTCCATTCAACGCAACATTAGCTAGCTTGTCAACTACGTCCAGTTTAAAAAACGACTCTAACAAGAGAAAGGTATCAGACTGTAATATGGAAGTCCTTGTCCGAAGTCTACTCAAACTCAAAATTGACAAAAGAGTAGGTATTACTAGTTAAattaaccacaaaaaaaaagtatatttgcTCTTACTTGAGTACAGCAACTCAAATTGCTATTAAGTTGCTCGTACAATTAATCACTTACTTGTCCTTCAACcaatttcttatttcttcttttttatggaGCATAGAAAAGAAGATTGCTCACATCACTTGAGTAAAAGATAATTAAGTTCACTCTTTCACCACTCATAGCTATAAAAACTTCATAGCATGGAAACACTGGCGACTTTGGATAAATGTACGACAAAGAAAAAGGTTTTGAATACTTTTGCAATAAAGATACACCCATTAACCAGTAATATCTACATATTGCACCTAAATAAGCGATAACGTCTTAAATGAAGAATAACAACTATGGAAGTAACCCAAACAAGTTTAACTATGAAAGGAATATGATTTGTTAATATTTGGTCTTCCCATAAAGTACacaattatttgtttttttttaaaccgTGGTATCGGGGGCCAGCTTGTTCGCATCTTGACTAATTCCATGGGATACTTGTCACCTCCCACTAGCAATAGGTTGGTAACTCCATCCACCAAGGCTAGAACAAATGGGAAgtaatcacctagtgttttatTTCTGCTGGGAActgaacctgagacctcatggtGATATCTTCAGGATCACTTTTAGGTTCCCAGCTGATATATTCTCAGAAAGTAGGACACAAACTTTATGAACATGTATGATATGAGAACATATAGGGTCATGCATCTAAGTATGATTTTCCTTAAAAGCAAAGGCTATTATGCAGGTAAATAGAAGACACCAGCTAACGAAAAGATACCTGCACTTTATGTGGCTGGCATGTTGTGAACAATTTCCTTCAAGTCTTTTAAACTGCAACCTGGTGTTCTTTCTATTCCTCTattcttcattttctcctttGTCTGAGCTACTTCATCCCAACGACCAGCTGCAGCATAGATGTTCACCAGCAATAAATAATGCCAAAAATTCTTGGGGTCTTGATCAATCAACTTATTCGCAATTTGTTCTCCTAAACTTACATCCCGTCCAAAGCGTGCTGAGCCAAGCAATTCAGACCACAATGAGGATTCCAGTGGCAAATTGCTCTCCACTGGTATGTTCTTCAGTGTTTCTATTGCTTCTTGCATTAGGCCAACATTTGCCAAGAGATTAGCCATGCACCAATAATGTGCAAAGCTGGGCTTTATACCAAACACATCACTCATGTTTCCAAAGTGTTTTCTTCCTTCTGTTAACAGTCCTTCACGGGCACAAGCGCATAAGACACCGACAAATGTGATTTCATCTGGAAGCGCATGGTACTTGACATGATTTTTTTCTGTACTTTCTAATCTACTACTCAGCAAGTCTGAATACAGATTAAGCCCATCTTTTGGGCTTCCATGAATGCAATACCCCAAAATCATTGCATTCCAGCAAACTATGTTCTTGATCGATATCCGATCAAAAATTAAACGACCTATTTCTGCTCTTCCGCATCTACTATACATATGGATTAAAGTCGTACTAACAATCAAATTCAAGTCTTTCGATGCCTTAATAAGACACCCATGAACAGATTTTCCTTCCTTCATTCGAGCTGACCTAGCACAAGCAGTCACTGCAATAACTATAGTTGTATCGTTCCCATTCAATCCCCTCTGTGCCATTTCTCTGAACAACTTTAAGCACTTCCCAGGGTTATTCGAATTCAAATACCCAGTCATCATGACATTCCACCCAACTAAATTACACTCTGGCATTGCATCAAACAACTGTCGTGCAACGACTAATTCACCCACTTTTACATATCCATTCATAATGCTGTTCCAAGACACAACATCCCTTTGGTGCATTTCATCGAATACCTTCCTAGCAAGATCAATAAAACCACAACAACTATAAAAATGCACTAAAGAGTTCTGCACTTGCAAAACTCCATCAACACCATTTTTCACAACTTGTCCATGACACTTCTGACCCGAATCCAAACGACCCCTTCTAGCACAAGCACTCATGAGAGGTGGAAATGTAAAACTATTAGGCAAGAACCCATTTTTAAGCCTTTGGAAATAGAAAACTACAGCATTATCAGGAAAAGAACTACAAGCATAAGCTTTTATAACAGTATTAACTGAAAAAGTATCCGGAAAATGAATGCACTTAAATACCAATGCAGTATATTCAATATCATCACAATGTTGAGTACAGAGCTTCAAAAATCTGCAAGAATATGAGGGATTTTGTACTTGTAAAAGACCAGTTATTATCAAATGTGCTTGGATTTGAAAGAGCTGTGCCAAACTTTGACATGAATCAAGAAATTCCAAAGCTTTGGATTGATAAGTAGGTGTTAATGAAGagaattgggatttttttgtgaaagaaaaataaggGGTCAAGTGTTTGATGGAGATTCTTGCTGCCATTCATATATCTGTTTCTGGGTTTTGAAGTAATTTTTCAGATTTGAATAAAGAAACGATTTTTCTGCCATTAATGCTCCTCATTGCTGCACATGATGAATATAAATGGAGAAATTACTCATTTCTTTGTTTGCTAAGCACTGTTTTAGTATGATTTTGGGATCAAAATCAATGGATTTTAATACTCAAAACTCCAAAAACAGAGAAAGTTGAAAGCTTTGTCAAATTTGGAGGATGAACCAAGAAAGGAAGAAGAACGGCAGGGGATTCACTCTAAACGGTTGTTGGGCTTGAAGGTCAATTTTGGGCTTTGctattaatcaatttttatgGCCCGGCCCATCTTCATGGATCCACAATGTTTTTGGTCTTGCTTATTTGAACTTTAATCACTATTGTCAATCACCACCTCCCGTCGGGTGGGCCGGGGGTGGTGGCATCATCTATTTACTATTATCACTATCAATTATCATTAACTGAATCACCATCACCAACCATTATCTCATGTTTGTCGATGTTACTACCAGACCACTACCATCTATCACAATTGTCCACCACAATTATAAT
Coding sequences within:
- the LOC125844640 gene encoding pentatricopeptide repeat-containing protein At3g51320-like; this encodes MAARISIKHLTPYFSFTKKSQFSSLTPTYQSKALEFLDSCQSLAQLFQIQAHLIITGLLQVQNPSYSCRFLKLCTQHCDDIEYTALVFKCIHFPDTFSVNTVIKAYACSSFPDNAVVFYFQRLKNGFLPNSFTFPPLMSACARRGRLDSGQKCHGQVVKNGVDGVLQVQNSLVHFYSCCGFIDLARKVFDEMHQRDVVSWNSIMNGYVKVGELVVARQLFDAMPECNLVGWNVMMTGYLNSNNPGKCLKLFREMAQRGLNGNDTTIVIAVTACARSARMKEGKSVHGCLIKASKDLNLIVSTTLIHMYSRCGRAEIGRLIFDRISIKNIVCWNAMILGYCIHGSPKDGLNLYSDLLSSRLESTEKNHVKYHALPDEITFVGVLCACAREGLLTEGRKHFGNMSDVFGIKPSFAHYWCMANLLANVGLMQEAIETLKNIPVESNLPLESSLWSELLGSARFGRDVSLGEQIANKLIDQDPKNFWHYLLLVNIYAAAGRWDEVAQTKEKMKNRGIERTPGCSLKDLKEIVHNMPAT
- the LOC125844641 gene encoding F-box protein CPR1-like, with translation MTRKIKNDRKLADSSSAPEIQKQKKSIATPKLGVDLFNQIRISSGIDAIQKFNQIFKGKSIVEPSNDNTDQMDVDALSIHFPEIILMDILSRLPVQSLLRFKCVSKYWETLISEPYFKKKHLNRAKNDQDSQKLLNIQMCSKNRIFSMYCCPLLPVQLLEDVQKLNFPSNPTPWHCRIHCCYDGLAVMEVRDNFKDKHSTLLLWNPSTRESIVLPSPEFPRGSLTCFGLGYDSTSGGYKIFQHYQGCSFPGEILTLKGGSWRRIDEHPRGIDNRFVCRQFLAFVHAAFHWIAYSQNHAVVVSFSISNEVYGEIPFPEKMSALTALIGATVLEGMLCVHSNSIYPGKRTIKLWVLKEYGIKESWIPFLSVEDPTGAISIPKYRFADGEMLFWCNEGVMFRTCCGPWPRCDTIFDGHAFRERLISPTRCGPFGACDSICDGHAVTESLISPRSLTY